The following proteins come from a genomic window of Myroides odoratus DSM 2801:
- a CDS encoding SusD/RagB family nutrient-binding outer membrane lipoprotein has translation MKRIIYIAASVFFFISCTENFEEVNTNPNLIDQISPGTLVNEIIYNMANNNVRNYYDITAELMQVKLPYPSFYGGRHRYEILDNTGNSQWNASYKWAKNIREMLAVSEANPNDANYKAIGLTLRAWIYSNLTDSFGDIPFSEASKGDEGGIKPKYDTQQEIYMTLLQDLEDANALYNHENPMLYGKEILFDNNTKNWQRFTNSLRLRLLLRISNVYPEAFGIMVTMLSQEDKYPVITDFTQSAALKVTGITPNLSPWSRALDFSTNQATAAFFVDHLNELKDPRLAVYATEAKDLEGKSIGHVGIPSAYVGDNSQFKFSPSYMNNKQVVAPMSIPILMHSEVEFIKAELAQRGYYNSSNAAQYYMNGVKSAILFVTGKEAPSSYFEQEKAKYDGSLAQIMLQKYVSLYFTDYQQWSEYRRTGLPVLPTTSSMLNEGKMPYRLLYHSDQKVYNPTNYTEASQRIGGDKMNSKIWWIN, from the coding sequence ATGAAAAGAATAATTTATATAGCAGCTTCGGTTTTCTTCTTCATTTCTTGTACGGAAAACTTTGAAGAAGTGAATACCAATCCCAACCTTATCGATCAAATTAGCCCAGGTACACTCGTGAATGAGATTATCTATAATATGGCAAATAACAACGTGCGAAACTACTACGATATTACAGCAGAATTGATGCAGGTAAAACTGCCTTACCCAAGTTTTTATGGAGGTAGACATCGTTATGAAATCCTAGATAATACTGGAAACTCACAGTGGAATGCCAGTTATAAATGGGCAAAAAATATCCGTGAAATGCTAGCGGTTTCGGAAGCCAATCCCAATGATGCAAATTACAAAGCCATTGGATTGACTTTACGCGCTTGGATTTATTCCAACTTGACCGATTCTTTTGGAGATATTCCTTTTTCGGAAGCATCCAAAGGAGATGAAGGGGGGATAAAACCGAAGTATGATACACAACAAGAGATTTACATGACGTTGCTACAGGATTTAGAAGACGCTAATGCGTTGTATAACCATGAAAATCCCATGTTGTATGGAAAAGAAATCCTATTTGATAACAATACCAAAAACTGGCAGCGATTCACAAATTCTCTTCGTTTGCGTTTGTTATTGAGGATTTCCAATGTATATCCAGAAGCTTTTGGAATCATGGTAACGATGTTGAGTCAAGAAGATAAATACCCTGTAATTACTGATTTCACACAAAGTGCGGCGTTAAAAGTAACGGGAATCACGCCTAATTTATCGCCTTGGTCTAGAGCCTTGGATTTCTCTACGAATCAAGCAACAGCTGCTTTCTTTGTAGACCATTTAAATGAATTGAAAGATCCTCGTCTTGCTGTTTATGCGACTGAAGCTAAAGATCTAGAAGGAAAATCAATAGGACATGTCGGAATACCAAGTGCTTATGTGGGAGATAATTCTCAATTTAAATTCTCTCCGTCTTATATGAATAACAAGCAAGTGGTAGCGCCAATGAGTATTCCCATCCTGATGCATTCAGAAGTAGAATTTATCAAAGCAGAACTGGCACAACGCGGATACTATAACAGTAGTAATGCAGCCCAATATTACATGAATGGAGTAAAAAGTGCCATTCTTTTTGTGACAGGAAAAGAAGCCCCTTCTTCTTATTTTGAACAAGAAAAAGCAAAGTACGACGGTAGTTTAGCGCAAATTATGTTGCAAAAATACGTGTCGTTATATTTTACAGATTACCAACAATGGTCAGAATATAGACGTACAGGATTACCCGTATTGCCGACAACTTCTTCCATGTTAAATGAGGGGAAAATGCCGTATCGACTGTTATATCATTCGGATCAAAAAGTATATAATCCGACGAATTATACAGAAGCAAGTCAGCGCATAGGAGGAGATAAAATGAATTCAAAAATTTGGTGGATCAATTAA
- a CDS encoding SusC/RagA family TonB-linked outer membrane protein, producing MYRKLVKSRRKSYPKWMYVVTLSSTFSLGVHAQKETKFLPGYADGLSIEEVFEDVKKQTNYTVVASDEVLKTNKKIAIAVKDRKITDVLDEVSNEYGLTYQISGTTISVKEQQNHQQIKGVVKDKEGYTIPGAIVTIKGTDKGVATDSNGVFSLTANVGVDDLEISFIGYKTQIVRATSNLAIILQEDHTSLDEVVVTALGIKREEKRLGYAQETVNAEKLATAVANNWSSGLKGKVAGLNIASGGTGPINSQRIQLRGNTSLDASKNYALIVIDGVPMDQEINSNGYNSAAFGNDSPVDNGNAISDLNQDDIESVTVLKGPTAAALYGSRAANGALIITTKSGKKNDRFGITYNSSVAFDVINKWPDYQYEYGQGSGGYFDKNGNPYYSFGNSADGPDTGNHPEAWGPKFADQYFYQYDPTTQGQTPERTLWRPYKNNRKDFFDTGVTVNNAIAFQGGNDKGSMRLNISHTDNKWIVPNTGYKKYGASFNGNYQISDRIKLSAVMNYNNRKSDNLPVLGYNNGSLAYFMMFLLPNVDINWYKPIWKNGKEDREQLNPFSPWSSNPYYITNVDQNTLDSNQFIGNVKADIKLTDKLDFMGRLAINNLTQFRETKRGFSSKRHAEGFYARQDISSREINADFLLTYKDKISETLDYQVMVGANHMSYTHRNLRTSVDALVVPGVFKLSNGVNNPIVNTSDALKKVNSTYGMMTVGYNNFLFLDVTARNDWSSTLPSGNNSYFYPSVSASAILSDMFVMPTVIDYLKYRVSFAKVGSDTDPYQISKYYAQSNFPSSAIMPSTLYNANLKPEITSSWETGVEMKMLQNRLGFDVTFYNSDTKNQILVLPMDIAEGFSSQVINAGKVRNKGVELVLHGTPIKQGDFTWNVSANWSKNKNEVLELKDNLEEQVLATVVNGRLIAKVGGTTTALYGRKFVRSPEGQVVYSNGVPVLGADPEYIGDVAPKWKAGLVNNLKYKNWNFGLTIDGSYGGKIYSHTHHKATEAGQLKHTLRGREEGELVGEGVVLNADGSYTPNTTPIRVDNYYRKYYEYQNVESNTFDASFLKIRELSLSYSFAKKQLKRIGLESLTLTVYGRDLKTFTDFPIYDPEAATMNGSVIVPGMETGQMPSTASYGFNLKVEF from the coding sequence ATGTACCGAAAATTAGTAAAAAGTAGGAGGAAATCCTATCCTAAATGGATGTATGTCGTTACGTTGAGCAGCACGTTCAGCCTTGGTGTACACGCACAAAAAGAAACAAAGTTTCTTCCAGGTTATGCTGATGGATTATCGATAGAGGAAGTGTTTGAAGATGTGAAGAAGCAAACCAACTATACTGTGGTAGCCTCTGATGAAGTATTGAAAACCAATAAGAAAATTGCCATTGCAGTAAAAGACAGAAAAATTACAGATGTACTCGATGAGGTTTCCAATGAATACGGATTGACGTATCAAATTTCAGGGACAACTATTTCAGTAAAAGAACAACAAAACCACCAACAAATTAAAGGGGTGGTAAAAGATAAAGAAGGCTATACGATTCCAGGAGCGATCGTTACTATCAAAGGAACAGATAAAGGAGTAGCAACAGATAGCAATGGAGTTTTTAGTTTGACAGCAAATGTGGGGGTAGATGATTTAGAAATTTCATTTATAGGTTATAAAACTCAAATCGTTCGAGCAACATCCAATTTAGCTATTATCCTTCAGGAGGATCACACAAGTTTAGATGAGGTTGTGGTAACTGCCTTGGGAATTAAACGCGAAGAAAAGCGATTGGGATATGCACAAGAAACCGTAAACGCAGAAAAACTAGCCACGGCTGTAGCAAATAACTGGTCGAGTGGGTTAAAAGGAAAGGTTGCTGGATTGAATATTGCCTCTGGAGGAACGGGACCAATCAATTCGCAACGCATCCAATTGCGCGGAAATACTTCATTAGATGCTAGTAAAAACTATGCATTGATTGTTATTGATGGAGTACCTATGGATCAGGAGATTAATTCGAATGGATATAATTCGGCAGCATTTGGAAATGATTCTCCAGTCGATAATGGAAACGCAATTTCAGATTTGAATCAAGATGATATCGAAAGTGTAACCGTTTTAAAAGGACCTACTGCAGCAGCATTATACGGATCTAGAGCAGCGAATGGTGCATTGATCATCACGACGAAATCAGGAAAGAAAAACGATCGTTTTGGGATTACCTATAATAGTTCCGTAGCTTTTGATGTGATTAACAAATGGCCTGATTATCAATATGAGTACGGACAAGGATCAGGGGGATACTTTGACAAGAATGGAAACCCATACTATTCGTTTGGAAACTCAGCAGATGGACCAGATACAGGAAACCATCCAGAAGCTTGGGGACCTAAGTTTGCGGATCAGTATTTTTATCAATATGATCCCACAACTCAAGGACAAACACCAGAACGAACGTTGTGGAGGCCCTATAAAAATAACAGAAAAGATTTTTTTGATACGGGGGTAACGGTAAATAATGCCATTGCTTTTCAAGGGGGAAATGACAAAGGATCGATGCGATTGAATATTTCACACACCGATAATAAATGGATTGTACCGAATACAGGATACAAAAAATACGGAGCTTCCTTTAATGGAAATTATCAAATCTCGGATCGCATCAAATTATCTGCGGTGATGAATTACAACAACCGCAAGAGTGATAACTTACCTGTCTTAGGGTATAATAATGGATCCCTGGCTTATTTCATGATGTTCCTTTTGCCTAACGTGGATATCAATTGGTATAAACCCATCTGGAAAAATGGAAAAGAAGATAGAGAACAATTGAACCCTTTCTCTCCTTGGTCTAGTAATCCATACTATATCACGAATGTGGATCAAAATACGTTAGATAGCAATCAATTTATCGGAAATGTAAAAGCAGATATTAAATTGACTGATAAGTTAGACTTCATGGGACGTTTGGCTATTAATAACTTGACACAGTTCAGAGAAACGAAACGCGGATTTTCGAGTAAGCGCCACGCAGAAGGATTTTATGCACGTCAAGATATATCAAGTAGAGAAATCAATGCAGATTTCTTATTGACGTATAAAGATAAAATTTCAGAAACATTGGATTATCAGGTGATGGTGGGAGCAAACCATATGTCGTACACCCATAGAAACTTAAGAACTTCTGTAGATGCTTTAGTAGTACCAGGTGTATTTAAATTGTCAAATGGAGTGAATAATCCTATTGTCAATACATCCGATGCATTGAAAAAAGTAAACAGTACCTACGGGATGATGACTGTTGGGTACAATAACTTTTTATTCTTAGATGTTACGGCAAGAAATGATTGGTCTAGCACACTGCCTAGTGGAAATAATTCCTATTTCTATCCTTCGGTGAGTGCCAGTGCAATTTTATCAGACATGTTTGTGATGCCGACGGTAATTGATTACTTGAAATACAGAGTGTCTTTTGCGAAGGTAGGAAGTGATACAGATCCGTATCAAATATCGAAGTATTATGCACAAAGTAATTTCCCAAGTTCAGCTATTATGCCTAGTACCTTGTACAATGCCAATCTAAAACCAGAAATTACCTCAAGCTGGGAAACAGGAGTAGAAATGAAAATGCTTCAGAATCGATTGGGATTTGATGTTACCTTCTATAATTCCGATACGAAAAATCAAATCTTAGTATTGCCAATGGATATTGCCGAAGGATTCAGTTCTCAGGTCATCAATGCAGGGAAAGTGAGAAACAAAGGAGTGGAGTTAGTTTTACACGGAACGCCAATTAAACAAGGTGATTTTACATGGAATGTTTCAGCCAATTGGTCTAAGAATAAAAATGAAGTACTTGAGTTAAAAGACAATTTGGAAGAACAAGTATTAGCAACTGTTGTAAATGGACGATTAATTGCTAAAGTAGGAGGAACTACAACGGCATTATATGGAAGAAAATTTGTTCGAAGCCCAGAAGGACAAGTGGTTTACAGCAATGGAGTTCCTGTTTTAGGCGCTGATCCAGAATATATTGGCGATGTTGCTCCTAAGTGGAAAGCAGGATTGGTCAATAACTTGAAGTACAAGAATTGGAATTTTGGATTGACGATTGACGGATCATATGGAGGAAAGATTTACTCGCATACTCACCACAAAGCAACCGAAGCAGGACAGTTGAAACATACATTGAGAGGACGTGAAGAAGGAGAATTAGTGGGAGAAGGAGTAGTACTGAATGCAGATGGAAGTTATACGCCCAATACAACGCCAATTCGCGTAGACAATTACTATAGAAAATACTATGAATACCAAAATGTGGAGTCTAACACGTTTGATGCTTCTTTCTTGAAAATTAGAGAACTCTCTTTGTCGTATTCATTTGCTAAAAAACAATTGAAACGCATCGGATTAGAAAGTTTGACACTAACAGTGTACGGTCGTGATTTAAAAACGTTTACAGACTTTCCAATCTATGACCCAGAAGCAGCAACAATGAACGGAAGTGTCATTGTACCTGGTATGGAAACAGGGCAAATGCCTTCTACTGCTTCCTACGGTTTTAATCTAAAAGTAGAATTTTAA
- a CDS encoding FecR family protein, protein MYKKFKALLAQYYKGTATSTEEAVVDQFFNALQVGGITEAEVKRNTALYQRLHQSISSKTKPSILKTHVVRYTALAACLAGVGLLYFFLAVKADPQWVTQYAQKGEQLVFQLSDSTVVYLSGGSSIQYPTHFDAQERIVHLQGEAFFEVKRTHPQQPFRVESENLQVQVLGTKFNVNDVKGETISVSVHEGKVQVSDVQGTKNVILRANEKVDFQTTQHQFVAYALEKQDLDQWHKGHLKFRKATIQEVIHVLNRRLNTKVSWQGEAVPTLTISGDFKYNSIEEILNSLNFLYGIDYEKKSDGTIVISQK, encoded by the coding sequence ATGTATAAGAAATTCAAAGCTCTATTAGCGCAATACTACAAAGGAACAGCTACATCTACAGAGGAAGCTGTTGTAGACCAATTTTTTAATGCCCTGCAGGTTGGTGGAATCACAGAAGCAGAAGTAAAACGCAATACAGCGTTGTACCAACGTTTACATCAATCCATTTCTTCTAAAACCAAACCCTCTATTTTAAAAACGCATGTAGTGCGCTATACAGCATTGGCCGCTTGCTTGGCTGGTGTGGGTTTATTGTATTTTTTTCTTGCTGTAAAGGCAGATCCACAATGGGTGACCCAATACGCACAAAAAGGAGAACAACTTGTTTTTCAATTAAGCGATTCCACCGTGGTTTACCTCAGCGGAGGAAGTTCAATACAATACCCTACTCATTTTGATGCACAAGAACGAATCGTTCATTTACAAGGAGAAGCTTTCTTTGAAGTGAAACGAACCCATCCTCAACAACCTTTTAGGGTGGAAAGTGAGAATTTGCAAGTACAAGTGTTGGGAACAAAGTTCAATGTAAATGATGTAAAAGGAGAAACCATCAGTGTGAGTGTACATGAAGGGAAGGTACAAGTAAGTGATGTGCAAGGAACAAAGAACGTCATCTTACGAGCCAATGAAAAAGTCGATTTTCAAACCACCCAACACCAATTTGTAGCCTACGCATTAGAAAAGCAAGATCTAGATCAATGGCATAAAGGGCATCTGAAATTCAGAAAAGCGACCATTCAAGAAGTTATTCACGTACTCAACAGAAGGCTAAACACAAAAGTGAGTTGGCAGGGAGAAGCAGTACCTACCTTGACGATATCAGGGGATTTTAAATACAATTCGATAGAGGAAATACTAAACAGTTTGAACTTTTTATATGGTATTGACTATGAAAAAAAATCGGATGGAACAATCGTAATAAGTCAAAAATAA
- a CDS encoding sigma-70 family RNA polymerase sigma factor encodes MVSHNHDFDQIFQKHWAELYSFAYNVMRDKAVAEDIVQEVFIDFWKRQVVVELPRAYLFQATRNQCAKALCNRRFDAVQVEKLATLIPDLEEVQYDEVKAMLLDEIEKTALAILPDRCLLIFKMRFYEQRTYKDIAQCLGITESTVENQINKALRLLKESTPYVADGAGALLLLLWFSVT; translated from the coding sequence ATGGTAAGCCATAACCATGATTTTGATCAGATCTTTCAAAAACACTGGGCTGAATTATACAGTTTTGCCTATAATGTAATGCGGGACAAAGCCGTTGCAGAGGATATTGTACAAGAAGTATTTATTGACTTCTGGAAGAGACAAGTCGTGGTTGAACTACCACGAGCGTATTTGTTTCAAGCAACGAGAAACCAATGTGCAAAGGCTTTATGCAATCGTCGTTTTGATGCTGTTCAGGTAGAAAAACTAGCTACCCTGATTCCCGATTTAGAAGAGGTGCAATACGATGAGGTCAAAGCTATGCTTTTAGATGAAATCGAAAAAACTGCCTTGGCTATTCTGCCCGATCGATGCTTGTTGATCTTTAAAATGCGTTTCTATGAACAACGCACCTATAAAGATATTGCCCAATGTTTGGGAATTACAGAAAGTACGGTTGAAAATCAAATCAATAAAGCGTTGCGACTTCTAAAAGAATCTACACCTTATGTGGCTGATGGAGCAGGAGCTCTTTTGCTGTTACTATGGTTTAGTGTTACCTAA
- a CDS encoding DMT family transporter, producing MKNLKGILFALISSGTFGLVPLFSLPLLVPSLRPEGVAAIGIPTILFYRFLFSSATMGAVCIYKKTSLKISIQDLAVVFFLALLYAATAKFLVDSYEYIASGLATTVHFLYPLFVSIVMIAFFKEKKSMVLLIASLLSLLGVGMMCWHGEASPALFSGLILSALTIFTYGLYIVGLNKSRISNMNFDSLTFYVLLMGCLIFLFYALLTTGIDAITLKADWMNLILLGFFATFISDLCLVLAVKHAGSTITSILGSMEPVVAVLVGTLFFGEYFDWMSALGLFFVLLSVTLVIVFSKQQSI from the coding sequence ATGAAAAACCTGAAAGGAATTTTGTTCGCATTAATTTCCTCTGGTACATTTGGATTGGTTCCGTTGTTTTCGTTACCACTACTTGTACCGAGCTTGCGACCTGAAGGAGTGGCGGCTATCGGCATACCGACCATTCTATTTTATCGATTTTTGTTTTCATCAGCAACCATGGGAGCTGTTTGTATCTACAAGAAAACAAGTTTAAAAATTTCTATTCAGGATTTAGCAGTCGTCTTTTTCTTGGCTTTATTATATGCCGCTACCGCCAAGTTTCTAGTTGACTCTTATGAATATATTGCTAGTGGATTGGCAACAACCGTCCATTTTTTATATCCGCTTTTTGTCAGCATTGTGATGATTGCGTTCTTCAAAGAAAAAAAATCAATGGTATTGCTTATTGCTTCACTGCTTTCTCTTTTAGGAGTGGGGATGATGTGTTGGCATGGCGAAGCTTCTCCTGCATTATTCAGCGGATTGATTTTATCTGCGTTGACCATCTTTACCTATGGGCTTTATATCGTGGGATTAAACAAATCGAGAATTTCCAATATGAACTTTGATTCGTTGACTTTTTATGTTTTGCTCATGGGGTGTTTAATCTTTTTATTTTATGCCTTATTGACTACGGGTATTGATGCAATTACCTTAAAAGCCGATTGGATGAATTTAATTTTACTTGGGTTCTTCGCAACGTTTATTTCAGATTTGTGTTTGGTACTTGCTGTGAAACACGCCGGATCGACGATTACGTCCATTTTAGGATCCATGGAACCTGTGGTGGCTGTATTAGTTGGAACTTTATTCTTTGGTGAATACTTTGATTGGATGTCTGCCTTAGGGCTCTTTTTTGTCCTGCTCTCCGTCACCTTAGTGATTGTATTTAGTAAACAACAGTCGATATAA
- a CDS encoding HugZ family pyridoxamine 5'-phosphate oxidase encodes MSTDTINPNFDQHKVKPKAPKVEELINECKSVMIASLNEDGSPLVSTAPYSRVGNDFQILVSFMAKHTKNLRDRKKVSFMFVEDESTSKQLYARHRLTIETEAELVGKENPLYDQAMVDLRERHGKVIEVLGNLEDFIMFNLKPIKGSYVNGFGSAYFIDENLQVMEHRHGAHGQHNVDVKK; translated from the coding sequence ATGAGTACAGATACAATCAATCCAAACTTCGACCAACATAAAGTAAAACCAAAAGCACCGAAAGTAGAGGAGCTTATTAACGAGTGTAAATCAGTGATGATTGCGTCGTTAAATGAAGATGGTTCACCTTTGGTAAGTACAGCGCCTTATTCAAGAGTAGGAAATGATTTTCAAATCTTAGTTTCGTTTATGGCTAAACACACAAAGAACTTGAGAGATCGTAAAAAAGTATCTTTTATGTTTGTAGAAGATGAAAGTACATCGAAACAATTATATGCAAGACACCGTTTAACAATCGAAACAGAAGCTGAATTGGTCGGAAAAGAAAATCCGTTATACGATCAAGCAATGGTTGATTTAAGAGAAAGACATGGAAAAGTAATTGAAGTTTTAGGAAATTTAGAAGACTTTATCATGTTCAACCTAAAACCAATCAAAGGATCATATGTAAATGGATTCGGAAGTGCTTACTTTATTGATGAGAATTTACAAGTGATGGAGCACAGACATGGAGCTCACGGACAACACAATGTGGATGTAAAAAAATAA
- a CDS encoding GNAT family N-acetyltransferase — protein MENISIEYQAVTIENMHVIRPLAEKIWLKTFGSILDPAQIDYMLPMMYSQERITNEIKEGYLWELFVVEGQVFGYLDYKLMEDNRVFLSKIYLDTDQQQKGLGKIMLQHVVSFAQESKADAVYLTVNKYNAKAIEFYERNGFQCMESKTFDIGNGYVMDDYIYQLSL, from the coding sequence ATGGAAAATATCTCAATAGAATATCAAGCAGTTACAATAGAAAATATGCATGTCATTCGCCCTTTGGCTGAAAAAATTTGGCTGAAAACATTTGGATCTATATTAGATCCGGCACAAATTGACTATATGTTGCCGATGATGTACAGTCAGGAACGCATTACCAATGAAATAAAGGAAGGCTATCTTTGGGAATTGTTTGTGGTTGAAGGACAGGTTTTTGGTTACCTAGACTATAAATTGATGGAAGACAATCGCGTGTTTTTGTCTAAGATTTATTTGGATACCGATCAGCAACAAAAAGGATTAGGCAAGATTATGCTACAACATGTTGTCAGCTTTGCGCAAGAAAGCAAAGCAGATGCGGTATATTTAACGGTGAATAAATACAACGCCAAAGCCATTGAGTTTTATGAACGCAACGGATTTCAATGCATGGAGTCTAAAACATTTGATATTGGAAATGGCTATGTGATGGATGATTATATCTATCAATTGAGTTTATAA
- a CDS encoding leucyl aminopeptidase family protein: protein MIQLIQEVQSNGNIVFVLGNDNTVGVPALLNDFVQAFKTGEKEEDFAKIGNQYFFFVKENTNLEKMRLAGFNVRKQLDKKADNLTIVGNGDSTLALVEGIALSNYQFLKYFKEAETMKYALENLAVKGNFEAKQISDLNHTIKAVYWARTMVNEPVSFLTATQLAKEIELLGNEAQFAVKALGKNEIEALRMGGLLAVNKGSIEQPTFTIMEYKPANPINKKPIVLVGKGVVYDTGGLSLKPTAGSMDSMKSDMGGAACMAGTIYAAALNQLNVHVIGLIPATDNRPGGDAYAPGDVITMYDGTTVEVLNTDAEGRMILGDAIAYATQYDPAVIIDAATLTGAALVVAGDTASCIMGNDEETIQAIVASGYKVHERLAQLPFWDDYKDLLKSSVADMKNIGGRFAGTITAGKFLEHFAKAPYVHIDIAGPAWMDAPRDYKGNGGTGTGIRTLVDFLTNYKA, encoded by the coding sequence ATGATACAACTTATACAAGAGGTTCAATCCAACGGAAATATAGTTTTCGTTTTAGGAAATGATAATACAGTAGGAGTTCCTGCTCTTTTAAATGATTTTGTACAAGCTTTTAAAACAGGAGAAAAAGAAGAAGATTTTGCGAAAATTGGAAATCAATATTTCTTTTTTGTAAAAGAGAACACGAATTTAGAGAAAATGCGTTTGGCTGGATTCAACGTCCGCAAACAATTAGATAAGAAAGCAGATAACCTTACCATTGTAGGAAATGGAGACTCTACTTTGGCTTTGGTAGAAGGGATTGCACTTTCAAACTACCAGTTCTTGAAGTATTTCAAAGAAGCTGAAACGATGAAATACGCTTTAGAGAACCTTGCTGTAAAAGGAAATTTTGAAGCAAAACAAATCAGTGATTTAAATCATACAATCAAAGCAGTTTATTGGGCGCGTACCATGGTAAATGAACCTGTAAGCTTCTTAACAGCTACGCAATTAGCGAAAGAAATCGAACTTTTAGGAAACGAAGCGCAATTTGCTGTAAAAGCTTTGGGCAAAAACGAGATTGAAGCGTTGAGAATGGGTGGTTTATTAGCAGTAAATAAAGGGTCTATTGAGCAACCGACTTTTACAATCATGGAATACAAACCTGCAAATCCAATCAACAAGAAACCAATCGTTTTGGTTGGTAAAGGAGTGGTTTATGATACAGGTGGTTTGAGTTTAAAACCAACAGCTGGATCAATGGACTCAATGAAGAGTGATATGGGAGGAGCTGCTTGTATGGCAGGAACAATTTATGCTGCTGCTTTGAATCAATTGAACGTTCACGTAATTGGATTAATTCCAGCAACAGATAACCGCCCTGGTGGAGATGCATATGCACCTGGGGATGTGATTACCATGTATGATGGTACAACTGTTGAAGTATTGAATACCGATGCAGAAGGACGTATGATCTTAGGAGATGCGATTGCTTATGCAACACAATATGATCCTGCCGTTATTATTGATGCAGCTACTTTAACAGGAGCGGCTCTAGTGGTAGCAGGAGATACAGCTTCTTGTATTATGGGGAATGATGAAGAAACAATTCAAGCGATTGTAGCATCAGGATACAAGGTACACGAACGTTTAGCTCAATTGCCATTCTGGGATGACTACAAAGATTTATTGAAATCAAGCGTAGCAGATATGAAAAATATCGGTGGTCGTTTCGCAGGAACCATCACAGCAGGAAAATTCCTAGAGCATTTTGCAAAAGCACCTTATGTTCATATTGACATTGCTGGCCCAGCATGGATGGATGCTCCAAGAGATTACAAAGGAAACGGAGGAACAGGAACAGGAATTCGTACATTGGTTGATTTCTTAACTAATTACAAAGCATAG
- a CDS encoding UbiA prenyltransferase family protein, translating into MRKVLGKVFDFYLKASIHVSFAVFALVQMTFYFCHLPFDWTVSLLAFSGTLFSYNFIKYADYVVIHRKNLSPKMKAILVLSTIALVVGMVSFFFLTTAAQLVTISLLVLAVLYAVPISKRIPNLRNWSGLKVYIVCLCWATVTLIIPVFNAGIDLSLDIWIKFLQRFILVLILIGIFEIVDLQYDEKYLKTIPQLLGTRRTKILLALLLIPFFVIEFFKLGFQPIQAWNNVIIVSITLLFIQLASPKRSSYFSLFWVESVPIYWWILVLLEG; encoded by the coding sequence ATGAGAAAAGTCCTAGGTAAAGTATTTGATTTTTATCTGAAAGCGAGTATTCACGTTTCTTTCGCAGTTTTTGCATTGGTGCAAATGACGTTTTATTTCTGTCATTTACCCTTCGATTGGACGGTTTCCCTTTTGGCATTTTCAGGAACGTTGTTTTCCTATAATTTCATTAAGTATGCCGATTATGTTGTAATTCACCGCAAAAACTTATCTCCAAAGATGAAGGCAATCCTCGTATTGAGCACAATTGCTTTAGTCGTTGGCATGGTGAGTTTCTTTTTTTTAACCACAGCCGCACAACTAGTCACCATCTCTTTACTGGTTCTAGCTGTACTCTATGCTGTCCCTATTTCCAAGCGAATTCCCAATTTGCGCAATTGGTCCGGACTAAAAGTGTACATTGTCTGTCTGTGTTGGGCTACAGTAACGCTAATCATTCCTGTTTTCAATGCAGGGATAGATCTGTCCTTGGATATTTGGATTAAATTCTTACAGCGATTTATTTTGGTGCTGATTTTAATTGGGATATTTGAAATTGTTGATTTACAATATGATGAGAAATATTTAAAGACAATTCCCCAATTACTGGGTACCCGTAGAACAAAGATTTTATTAGCCCTTTTGTTAATTCCCTTTTTTGTTATTGAGTTTTTTAAATTGGGTTTTCAACCCATTCAAGCGTGGAATAATGTAATTATAGTGAGCATTACTTTGCTTTTTATTCAATTGGCATCACCGAAGCGCAGCTCGTATTTTAGTCTGTTTTGGGTGGAAAGTGTACCCATTTACTGGTGGATCTTAGTGCTTCTTGAAGGATAA